A genomic stretch from Theobroma cacao cultivar B97-61/B2 chromosome 4, Criollo_cocoa_genome_V2, whole genome shotgun sequence includes:
- the LOC18602662 gene encoding putative protein FAR1-RELATED SEQUENCE 10 has protein sequence MTMKPSNNIWIRCQQCPCGDWKCYVKYEGDDQTSVSSQLIKNETTSASASSEAVFTPYVGQIFKSDDDAFEYYSNFARKNGFSIRKARSTESQNLGIYRRDFVCYRSGFNQPRKKANVEHPRDRKSVRCGCDAKLYLTKEIVEGVTQWYVSQFSNVHNHELLEDDQVRLLPAYRKIQEADQERILLLSKAGFPVNRIVKVLELEKGVQPGQLPFIEKDVRNFVRTCKKTVQENDALLTEKRENDTLELLEACKAMSVRDANFVYDYTTDENNKVENIAWSYGDSVHAYTVFGDVITFDTTYRSITYGLLLGVWFGIDNHGKPIFFGCVLLQDESSNSFTWALQTFLHFMRGRHPQTILTDLDSSLRDAIARELPNTKHVICLWHVLSKLSSWFSLPLGSQYVEFKAEFDTLCHSVGIEEFEHQWNLLVARFGLASDKHIALLFSYRTSWLLSYIRGYFLARSMTADFSQSLDAFLKRILSGQTCLQSFFEQVGVAADLRNQSREGMQYMHIKTCLPIEENARSILTPYAFNALQHEIVLSMQYATTEMGNGSYLVQHYKKMDGEYLVIWIPQEEQIHCSCKEFEHSGILCRHCLRVLIVKNYFEIPEKYVLFRWRLESSLVPVEDQNAQWSSDECVQAFHSLAATLLTESLFTKERFNHVHRELTRLLDYVKDMPVCNEFALNMAANNISES, from the exons ATGACCATGAAACCGTCAAATAACATTTGGATTCGATGCCAGCAGTGCCCTTGTGGCGATTGGAAGTGTTATGTTAAGTATGAAGGAGATGATCAGACATCAGTAAGCTCTCAGCTAATAAAGAATGAGACAACTTCAGCATCTGCATCATCAGAAGCTGTCTTTACGCCGTATGttggtcaaattttcaaaagtgATGATGATGCTTTTGAGTATTATAGCAATTTTGCACGGAAGAATGGGTTTTCAATAAGAAAAGCACGCTCCACAGAAAGCCAAAATTTAGGGATCTATCGGCGAGATTTTGTCTGTTATCGATCTGGGTTTAATCAACCCAGAAAAAAGGCCAATGTGGAGCATCCAAGAGACCGGAAATCAGTGCGATGTGGATGTGATGCAAAACTTTATTTGACAAAAGAAATTGTTGAAGGCGTTACTCAATGGTATGTTTCACAATTTAGTAATGTCCATAACCATGAATTATTGGAAGATGACCAAGTGCGTTTGCTTCCTGCATATCGGAAAATACAGGAAGCAGATCAGGAAAGAATTCTTTTACTCTCCAAAGCTGGGTTTCCTGTCAATCGCATTGTGAAGGTGTTGGAATTAGAAAAGGGAGTCCAGCCTGGACAGTTGCCCTTCATCGAGAAGGATGTTAGGAATTTTGTACGGACTTGTAAAAAGACTGTTCAAGAAAATGATGCTTTGCTTActgagaaaagagaaaatgacaCATTGGAACTTCTTGAGGCCTGCAAGGCTATGTCAGTGAGGGATGCcaattttgtttatgattataCTACAGATGAAAATAATAAGGTTGAAAATATTGCATGGTCATATGGCGATTCTGTTCATGCATATACAGTATTTGGTGATGTGATTACCTTTGACACCACATATCGTTCTATCACCTATGGATTGCTTCTTGGAGTATGGTTTGGTATAGACAATCATGGAAAGCCAATTTTCTTTGGTTGTGTATTACTGCAAGATGAAAGTTCTAATTCTTTCACATGGGCTTTACAG acttttcttcattttatgAGAGGTAGACATCCACAAACAATTCTAACAGATTTAGACTCAAGCCTAAGAGATGCTATTGCAAGGGAATTACCTAATACAAAACATGTTATATGTTTATGGCATGTTCTTTCCAAACTATCGAGTTGGTTCTCTCTGCCGCTTGGATCACAGTATGTAGAGTTCAAAGCTGAGTTTGATACATTGTGTCACTCAGTGGGCATAGAGGAGTTTGAACATCAGTGGAATCTGTTGGTTGCTCGTTTTGGTCTTGCCTCTGATAAGCACATAGCTTTGTTATTTTCGTATAGAACATCTTGGCTTCTGTCTTACATCAGAGGTTACTTCCTTGCTCGTTCAATGACAGCAGACTTTTCTCAGTCTTTGGATgcatttttgaaaagaattttgagTGGACAGACATGTTTACAGTCATTCTTTGAGCAG GTTGGTGTCGCTGCTGATTTAAGAAATCAAAGCAGGGAAGGGATGCAATACATGCATATCAAGACATGCTTGCCTATTGAAGAAAATGCAAGAAGCATTCTTACACCTTATGCCTTCAATGCATTACAACATGAAATTGTGCTGTCCATGCAATATGCAACAACAGAAATGGGAAATGGATCATATCTTGTGCAACACTATAAGAAAATGGATGGTGAATATCTTGTGATTTGGATACCACAAGAGGAGCAAATTCATTGTTCGTGTAAGGAGTTTGAACATTCTGGAATATTGTGCCGGCATTGTCTTCGAGTGCTTATAGTGAAGAACTATTTTGAAATCCCAGAAAAATATGTTCTGTTCCGATGGCGATTGGAGAGTTCCTTGGTCCCTGTGGAAGATCAAAATGCCCA